A section of the Zavarzinella sp. genome encodes:
- a CDS encoding DUF1801 domain-containing protein has translation MIPEIRNYNARQQAKHKEVCDMLASEIENNLPGSESKIWHAHPVWFLDGNPTVGYSSQKPGIRLMFWSGADFYENGLNILGKKFKDASAFFKDVSEINIEDLRRWLKKAIEIQWDYKNLVKRKGLLERLK, from the coding sequence AGCAAGCAAAGCACAAAGAAGTATGTGACATGCTGGCTTCGGAAATCGAGAACAACCTGCCTGGTTCGGAAAGCAAAATCTGGCACGCACACCCCGTCTGGTTCCTGGATGGAAATCCAACTGTAGGTTACAGCAGCCAGAAACCAGGCATCCGCCTGATGTTCTGGAGCGGTGCCGATTTTTATGAAAATGGCCTGAATATCCTGGGGAAAAAGTTTAAAGATGCATCAGCCTTCTTTAAAGATGTTTCGGAAATTAACATCGAAGATCTTCGACGCTGGCTGAAAAAAGCGATTGAGATTCAGTGGGATTACAAGAATTTAGTCAAGCGAAAGGGACTGCTGGAGAGATTGAAGTAG
- a CDS encoding lipoate--protein ligase family protein has translation MQQLNRPGWIDFPAPDVGWQLAMDEALLWGAENGLLGESIRIWEAPYLAVVLGAGGSVAIDVNQEVCTTDNVPIFRRASGGGTVLIGPGCLQFSLILAYERHPALREVKSSYDWILTQVAALLGDTQTIELQGISDLAVSDRAVARKVKISGNAQQRKRHHVLHHGTILYRFPLEAISRYLNAPERQPTYRGNRPHESFLINHPIEPTDFAEKLRLWWDCRAEAIPPEVESEAEKLLNEKYSQQEWTFRRA, from the coding sequence ATGCAGCAGTTAAACAGGCCAGGTTGGATTGATTTCCCCGCACCAGATGTGGGGTGGCAATTGGCCATGGACGAAGCCCTGCTCTGGGGTGCTGAAAACGGCCTTCTTGGCGAATCAATCCGAATCTGGGAGGCACCGTACCTGGCGGTTGTATTGGGTGCAGGTGGGTCTGTAGCCATTGATGTGAATCAGGAGGTTTGCACCACTGACAATGTGCCGATTTTTCGTCGTGCCAGTGGAGGCGGGACGGTACTGATTGGCCCAGGTTGCCTGCAATTCAGCCTTATTCTGGCATATGAACGCCATCCAGCTCTGCGTGAAGTGAAGAGTTCCTACGACTGGATTTTGACGCAAGTAGCTGCCCTGTTGGGAGATACGCAAACGATTGAACTGCAAGGAATCTCTGATCTGGCCGTTTCGGATCGTGCTGTAGCACGAAAAGTCAAAATTTCTGGCAATGCCCAACAGCGGAAACGGCACCACGTGCTGCACCATGGGACAATTTTGTATCGCTTTCCTCTCGAGGCTATTTCCAGATACTTAAACGCACCAGAGCGACAACCCACGTACCGTGGGAATCGCCCTCATGAAAGTTTTCTCATTAATCATCCGATTGAGCCCACCGATTTTGCAGAAAAGCTGCGATTATGGTGGGACTGCAGAGCAGAGGCGATCCCACCGGAAGTGGAATCAGAAGCTGAAAAGTTACTCAACGAAAAATATTCCCAACAAGAATGGACTTTTCGGCGAGCTTAA
- a CDS encoding J domain-containing protein, with product MAQDYYDILGISKTASQEEIDKAFRKLSRKFHPDRNPGDAAAESKFKDIQKAHTTLSDPQKRAIYDQYGEVGPGFMPGAGGSAGSHPFFTQGGGGDGQIPPEMAEELFRMFGGGGGGTAAPEDLFSAFGGGKSRTKGRQRRAAPSAIEVEAHVPFLTAATGGTLALAVGTRKIDLKVPAGFEHGKKLRLAGQGGNGEDILVRILIDPHPYFKREGKDILLEVPISVGEAILGGKVEVPTISGKRIDVKIKPGTSGGSRLRIPGFGIAGGDQYLLFKVLVPKTEPDPASRELIEQYVQANPLNARVDIPWASS from the coding sequence ATGGCACAAGATTATTACGATATTCTCGGGATTAGCAAAACAGCCTCTCAAGAAGAGATTGATAAGGCATTTCGTAAACTTTCGCGGAAGTTTCACCCGGATCGAAATCCCGGGGATGCCGCAGCGGAAAGCAAGTTTAAGGATATACAGAAGGCCCACACCACACTCAGTGACCCGCAGAAGCGGGCCATTTACGATCAATATGGGGAAGTTGGCCCCGGTTTCATGCCGGGTGCTGGTGGAAGTGCAGGCAGCCACCCGTTTTTCACTCAAGGAGGTGGTGGGGATGGCCAGATCCCACCGGAAATGGCTGAAGAGCTTTTTCGCATGTTCGGTGGAGGTGGGGGCGGAACTGCTGCTCCGGAAGACCTTTTTTCGGCATTTGGTGGAGGCAAATCTCGTACCAAAGGTCGCCAGCGACGAGCCGCACCCAGTGCGATCGAAGTAGAGGCCCACGTGCCGTTTCTGACGGCAGCTACGGGTGGCACCCTGGCCTTAGCTGTGGGAACTCGGAAAATCGATCTGAAAGTGCCGGCAGGCTTTGAACATGGCAAAAAACTTCGTCTCGCCGGTCAGGGTGGTAATGGTGAGGATATTCTGGTTCGCATTCTGATCGATCCCCACCCATATTTCAAACGGGAAGGGAAAGATATTCTGCTGGAAGTGCCCATTTCAGTGGGAGAGGCGATTCTTGGTGGCAAGGTGGAGGTGCCCACCATCAGCGGTAAACGGATTGATGTGAAAATCAAACCAGGCACCTCTGGTGGCAGCCGACTGCGGATTCCCGGCTTTGGCATCGCAGGTGGGGATCAATATTTGCTGTTTAAAGTGCTGGTGCCGAAAACGGAACCCGATCCGGCCAGCCGCGAACTGATTGAACAATACGTGCAAGCCAACCCACTGAATGCCCGCGTTGATATTCCCTGGGCCAGTTCATAA
- a CDS encoding Flp family type IVb pilin, whose translation MIYSLKLLVSFLKKEDGPTAVEFAIMLALIAAVCVGVVSTLGTGQQVIHP comes from the coding sequence ATGATTTACTCTCTCAAGTTGTTGGTTAGTTTTTTGAAGAAGGAAGATGGCCCCACTGCTGTAGAATTTGCCATTATGCTGGCATTAATCGCGGCAGTGTGCGTTGGGGTGGTCAGCACGCTCGGGACTGGTCAGCAGGTGATTCACCCATAA
- a CDS encoding SpoIIE family protein phosphatase: MDLESTAPTTVLLVDDQAIVGETIRSMLADIPQIDFHFCADPAQAIPTANQVRPQVILQDLVMPDIDGLQLVKYYRVNPTTRDTPMIVLSSKEDATVKAKAFSLGANDYLVKIPDRLELVARVKYHAAAFRSKQERDLAFQQLAVAEKKMADELAQAARYVRSLLPPPQNEPIPVRWKFVPSSQLAGDMFGYFWLNEDQFAIYLLDVSGHGVGSALLAVSAGNVISNHSLQDTDFSQPGEVLRRLNDVFQMEKQNEKYFTIWYGVYTVSTRVLKFSNGGHPLPLVLQGPTMGEAKMAPFGKTSFAVGMIPDWDFPTEEMVLDPYAKIWVFSDGVFEIERPDGSMWNYNEFADYLTNGSSELQADLMEKLFLHVKEMSHAPTLNDDFSILEVTFPGN; encoded by the coding sequence ATGGATCTGGAATCAACGGCTCCCACAACGGTGTTGTTAGTGGACGATCAGGCGATCGTGGGGGAGACGATTCGTTCCATGCTGGCAGATATTCCGCAGATCGATTTTCATTTTTGTGCCGATCCGGCTCAGGCAATCCCCACTGCCAACCAGGTGCGGCCACAAGTAATCCTGCAGGACCTGGTGATGCCCGACATTGATGGGTTGCAACTGGTGAAATATTACCGCGTCAACCCCACCACGCGGGACACTCCCATGATCGTGCTGTCCAGTAAAGAGGATGCCACGGTGAAAGCCAAGGCGTTTTCACTGGGTGCCAACGACTATCTGGTAAAAATCCCTGACCGTCTGGAACTGGTCGCACGTGTCAAATATCATGCGGCGGCTTTTCGCAGCAAACAGGAACGCGATCTGGCTTTTCAGCAACTGGCCGTTGCGGAAAAGAAGATGGCCGACGAACTGGCCCAGGCAGCACGCTACGTGCGGTCGTTGTTGCCCCCACCACAGAACGAACCGATCCCCGTTCGTTGGAAATTTGTGCCTTCCAGTCAGCTAGCTGGTGATATGTTTGGCTATTTCTGGCTAAACGAAGACCAGTTTGCGATTTACCTGCTCGATGTCAGTGGGCACGGGGTTGGGTCCGCACTGCTGGCGGTTTCGGCAGGAAATGTGATATCGAATCACTCGCTGCAGGATACCGATTTCTCCCAGCCCGGCGAAGTGCTTCGGCGCTTGAATGATGTTTTCCAGATGGAAAAGCAAAATGAGAAATACTTCACCATTTGGTATGGCGTGTACACGGTTTCGACACGAGTATTAAAGTTTTCTAATGGCGGACACCCACTGCCATTGGTGCTGCAAGGCCCCACGATGGGGGAAGCAAAGATGGCACCCTTTGGCAAAACCAGTTTCGCTGTGGGGATGATCCCTGATTGGGATTTTCCCACCGAAGAAATGGTGCTGGATCCTTATGCAAAAATCTGGGTCTTCAGTGATGGGGTATTTGAAATCGAACGGCCTGATGGCAGTATGTGGAACTACAATGAGTTCGCCGATTATTTGACAAACGGCTCCAGCGAACTGCAAGCTGATCTGATGGAAAAATTGTTTCTCCATGTCAAGGAAATGTCCCACGCACCCACATTGAACGACGATTTTTCAATTTTGGAAGTTACTTTTCCAGGCAATTGA